Proteins encoded together in one Orrella marina window:
- a CDS encoding hydroxyacid dehydrogenase produces MKHKSLIRMDFWLDPVFDQIIGQEAGLSLTVCRPGDDRTDLDLVLHSAHAYHICAARDEVPVDWRVDAEFLERAPNLLCVSSSGAGYDPVDVAACSARGVLVVNQSGCNADSVAEHTMGLLLGVRHRIAESDRVMRAARYGTREDLMGHEIRGLTIGIVGVGNIGQRVAKLAAAFGMQVLGYDPLLDGVELTDRGVEPVGLQELIARSDVVSLHCPLNDQTRNLFDASQFAAMKRGATFLSTARGGIHDEQALAEALESGHLSGAGLDVWMVEPPADSHPLLRMDNVVATYHTAGVTHEARRNAARMGAQQLVEVLSGRQPPRLVNLQAWPSFLKRYESMFG; encoded by the coding sequence TTGAAACACAAATCATTGATTCGGATGGATTTCTGGCTAGACCCTGTTTTTGATCAGATCATCGGACAGGAAGCGGGGCTCAGCCTGACTGTTTGCAGACCAGGTGATGACAGGACTGATCTGGATCTGGTACTGCACTCGGCCCATGCGTACCATATTTGCGCCGCGCGCGATGAAGTCCCTGTCGATTGGCGTGTCGATGCTGAGTTCCTGGAGCGGGCTCCAAACCTTTTGTGTGTGTCGAGTTCGGGAGCTGGTTACGATCCGGTGGACGTTGCCGCATGCTCGGCAAGGGGTGTGCTGGTGGTCAACCAGAGTGGGTGTAATGCGGATTCTGTGGCTGAACACACAATGGGATTGCTGCTTGGCGTGCGGCACCGTATCGCTGAGTCGGATCGAGTCATGCGTGCGGCGCGGTATGGCACCCGTGAGGATCTTATGGGCCATGAGATCCGTGGGCTGACCATCGGTATCGTTGGTGTGGGCAACATCGGCCAGCGTGTCGCGAAGCTTGCCGCTGCGTTCGGGATGCAAGTCTTGGGGTATGACCCGCTGCTCGATGGTGTTGAACTGACGGATCGAGGAGTCGAGCCAGTTGGTCTGCAGGAGTTGATTGCCAGAAGTGATGTGGTATCGCTTCACTGTCCATTGAACGACCAGACTCGCAACCTGTTTGATGCGTCGCAGTTTGCGGCAATGAAGAGGGGGGCGACGTTTTTGTCGACAGCAAGGGGTGGCATTCATGATGAGCAGGCACTGGCCGAGGCTCTGGAGTCTGGTCATCTGTCAGGTGCGGGGCTGGATGTCTGGATGGTTGAGCCTCCGGCGGACAGTCACCCATTGTTACGAATGGACAATGTCGTAGCCACGTATCATACGGCAGGCGTCACACATGAGGCGCGACGCAACGCAGCGCGCATGGGCGCGCAACAACTCGTCGAGGTGCTGTCAGGCAGGCAGCCACCACGTCTGGTGAATCTTCAGGCGTGGCCTTCATTTCTGAAGCGTTACGAATCAATGTTCGGATAG
- a CDS encoding tRNA threonylcarbamoyladenosine dehydratase codes for MNDPSSTRLTGPGSLPDPVFIETAPVCEVDPERRFGSLGRAFGADVLDVLARSHVVVAGIGGVGSWAVEALARSAVGRLTLVDMDHVAESNINRQVHALDSTLGQSKVHAMAERVAQINPLCQVVSLDDFVTPDNVQTTIPPGADVVLDCTDHLHAKVAMVLCARSRQQSLIVCGAAGGKTDALSLRRGDLRDATHDPLLARLRQTLRKQHGYASARGRRIAPMGVSVLWLEQPVTRPDKLEGGSALACAGYGSLVTVTASMGLAAAAFAIERISAKAE; via the coding sequence ATGAATGATCCTTCTTCCACGCGTCTCACCGGCCCCGGGTCGCTTCCGGACCCGGTTTTTATAGAAACCGCCCCAGTTTGCGAGGTTGACCCCGAGCGTCGTTTCGGGTCGCTTGGGCGCGCTTTTGGTGCCGATGTGCTGGATGTGCTCGCCCGGTCCCATGTGGTCGTGGCGGGAATAGGTGGGGTTGGTTCGTGGGCGGTCGAGGCGCTGGCCCGTAGTGCGGTTGGACGTCTCACGTTGGTGGACATGGATCACGTGGCTGAGTCCAACATCAATCGGCAGGTGCATGCGCTTGACAGCACCCTGGGTCAGTCAAAGGTTCATGCTATGGCCGAGCGGGTGGCACAGATCAACCCCTTGTGCCAGGTTGTGAGTCTGGATGACTTTGTCACACCCGATAATGTCCAGACGACCATTCCACCAGGAGCAGACGTCGTTCTGGACTGCACTGACCACCTGCACGCCAAGGTTGCGATGGTGCTCTGTGCCCGTTCACGCCAGCAGTCCCTCATTGTCTGTGGCGCTGCGGGAGGCAAGACCGATGCGCTTTCACTCAGGCGCGGTGACCTGCGTGACGCAACCCATGATCCTCTACTCGCAAGATTACGTCAGACGTTGCGAAAGCAGCACGGTTATGCATCTGCTCGAGGGCGGCGGATCGCTCCGATGGGTGTGTCCGTGCTTTGGCTGGAACAACCGGTCACGCGCCCTGATAAATTGGAGGGCGGATCAGCACTCGCCTGTGCGGGTTACGGTTCGCTCGTGACAGTCACGGCTAGTATGGGGCTTGCTGCCGCAGCCTTTGCCATTGAGAGAATCAGCGCGAAGGCCGAGTGA